From the Deinococcus sonorensis KR-87 genome, the window CGGGCTTGCTGCTGTTTCCGGCCTACTTGCTGTAGTTCGGCGCCTCGCGGGTGATGGTCACGCCGTGCGGGTGGCTCTCCACCAGACTGGCCCCGGTGATGCGCACGAACTGGGCGTCGCGGGTCAGGCTGGGCAGGTCGGCGGCGCCGCAGTAGCCCATGCTGCTGCGCAGGCCGCCCACGAACTGGTAGATGACCTCGCCGGCGGTGCCCTTGTAGGCCACAATGCCCTCGATGCCCTCTGGCACGAACTTTCGGCTGCCGCCCTGGAAGTAGCGGTCGGCCGAGCCCTGGTCCATCGCGCCCAGCGACCCCATCCCGCGGTAGCTCTTGTAGCGGCGGCCGTCGCGCAGCACCAGCTCCCCAGGGGCCTCGTCGGTGCCGGCCAGCATGCTGCCCATCATCACCGCGCTGGCCCCGGCCGCAATCGCCTTGGGCACGTCGCCCGTCTGCTTGATGCCGCCGTCCGCGATCACCGGGATGCCGTGCGGGGCCGCCGCCTCGGCCGCCTCGAAGATGGCGGTGATCTGCGGCACGCCCACGCCCGTGACGACCCGGGTGGTGCAGATGCTGCCGGGCCCGATGCCCACCTTCACCGCGTCGGCGCCCGCCTGGATCAGCGCCAGGGTGCCCTCGCGGGTCGCCACGTTGCCGGCGATCACGTCCACGTCAAAGGCGGCCTTGACCTGCGCCACCGCCTGCAGGATGCCCTCCGAGTGGCCGTGGGCGCTGTCCAGCACCAGCACGTCCACCCCGGCCGCGACCAGCGCTCCGGCGCGCTCCATCAGGTCGGCACTGACCCCGATGGCCGCCGCCACCCGCAGGCGGCCCAGGTGGTCCTTCGCGGCGTTCGGGTACTTCACGCGCTTGGTCAGGTCCTTGATGGTGATCAGGCCCCTCAGCTTGTAGGCGTCGTCCACCACCAGCAGCTTCTCGATGCGGGTGCGCTTGAAGATCTGCTGCGCCTCCTCCAGCGTGGTGCCGACCGGCACCGTTACCAGCTCGTCCTTGGTCATCACGTCCGAGACCGGCAGGTTCAGGTCCTCGACAAAGCGCAGGTCACGGTTGGTGATGATGCCCAGCAGGGTGCCGTGCTCGTCGGTGATCGGCACGCCGCTGATGCGGTACTCGGCCATCATCGCCTCGGCCTCGCGCACCGTGGCGGTGACCGGCAGGGTGATCGGGTCCACGATCATGCCGCTCTCGCTGCGCTTGACCTTGCGGACCATCTCGGCCTGACGCTCGATGGGCATGTTCTTGTGAATCACGCCGATGCCGCCCTCGCGGGCCATCGCGACCGCCATGCCGGTCTCGGTGACGGTGTCCATGGCCGCCGACAGGAAGGGGATGTTCAGCCGGATGCGGCGGGTCAGCTGGGTGCCCACGCTCACCTGATGCGGCAGCACCTGCGAGTGGCGCGGCTGCAGCAGCACGTCGTCGAAGGTGATGCCTTCCCGGCCGAACTTGTAGGCGAAACGGTCCTGCGTCTGGGGGGCGGGTTCAAGTACGGCGCTGCGATCTGACATTCCTGCTCCTTGGCCCCGGCTCGGGGCGGGTGGGTGCGGTGACTTCTGCGGCCAGGGCCGCGCTCGGTTCAGCATACCCCGCCCCCCCGGAACCGCCTTGAAAGCTGCATAACTTTCCCTGGCGCCGGGTGAAGGCCGGGCACGTTTCGGCTCACGGTGCGGATTTTGCCTGGGGCGTAATATGGACCTGTGCGCTTCGAAGACCTTCCGGTGCTGCCCACCTCCCCCGGCGTGTACATCTTCCGGGGCAAGGGAACCACGCCCATCTATATCGGCAAGGCCAAGAACATCCGTTCGCGGGTGGGCCAGCACTTCAAGGCCGGCGGCAAGAGCGGGCGCTTCACCGCCGAGGCCGAACAGCTGGAGTTCATCACCGCCCGCAACGAGGTGGAGGCGCTGGTGCTGGAGGCCAACCTCATCAAGCAGCACCGCCCGCACTACAACGTGCTGCTCAAGGACGACAAGCACTACCCGTTCCTGAAGCTGACCAACGAGGCCTACCCGATGCTGGTGGTGACGCGCCGGGTCATCAAGGACGGGGCCAGCTACTACGGCCCGTACCCGGACGCGGGCGCGGTGCGGCGGGTCAAGCACCTGATCGACACCATGTATCCGCTGCGCAAGAATTCCGGCCTGCCGATGCAGCACAAGCCGCGCCCGTGCCTGAACTACCACATGGGCCGCTGCCTGGGGCCGTGCGTGGACCGCGCCGACCCGGACGAGTACGCCCGGGTGGTGGCCGACGTGAAGGCGCTGCTGGAAGGCCGCGCCGCCTCGGTGCTGAGCGGCCTGAAGGACGCGATGCGCGAGGCCGCCCAGAAGCAGGACTTCGAGCAGGCGATGCGGCTGCGTGACCGGCTGCAGGCCACCGAGAAGCTGTTCGGCACCGAGCAGAGCGCGTATGTGAGCGACGAGACCGACCTGGACTTCCTGGGCTTCGCGCAGGCGGGGGAGTTCGCGATGGTGCAGTTGTTCCGGATGCGCGGCGGGCGCGTGGTGGGGCGCGACAAGCGCTTCCTGACCGGCGCCGAGGAGTCGGATGCCGGCGAGGTGATCGGGGCCTTCGTGCAGGACTACTACGCCCAGGCCACCCACGTACCGCCGCTGATCCTGCTGCCCACCGAGTACGAGGACGCGCCGCTGTGGGGAGAACTGCTCTCGGAGCGGGCCGAACGGCGCATCGAGATGCGGACCCCCAAGCGCGGGGACAAGCTGGAGCTGATCGAGATGGCCGGGCGCAACGCCCAGGCGGGGCTGGAGAGCGAGCTGGCGCTGCTGGAGAAGCGCGGCGACCACCCGGGCCTGGACGCGCTGCGCGAGGTGCTGAGCCTGCCGGAGCGGCCCTGGCGCATCGAGGGTTACGACAACAGCAACCTGTTCGGCACCAACATCGTGTCGGGCATGGTGGTGTTCGAGGGCGGGCGGGCGCGGCGCGGCGAGCACCGGCGCTTCAAGGTGAAGGGCCTGGACCACCCGGACGACTACACCGCCATGAACCAGACCATCACCCGGCGCTTCTCCGGCAGTCTGGCCGACAAGCTGCCGCTGCCGGACCTGCTGCTGATCGACGGCGGACGCGGACAAGTGAACGCCGCGCTGGATGCCCTCAAGGCGCTAAACCTGCAGCTGCCGGTGGTGGGGCTGGCCAAGCGCGAGGAGCGCATCATCCTGCCGGGGCGCTTCGGAGCGCAGTGGTGGCTGGAGGGTGGCAGCGAGGTGGGCGTGAACCGCGAACTGCTGCTGCCGCACACCCACCCGGCCCTGCGGACCCTGATCGGGGTGCGCGACGAGGTGCACAACTACGCCATCACCTACCACCGCAAGCTGCGCGGCGCCGACATGCTGCGCAGCGTGTTCGACGGGCTGCCGGGCATCGGGCAGAAGCGGCAGGACGCGCTGCTGGAGAGCTTCACCAGCCTGGAGGAACTGGCGGCTGCCAGCGTGCAGGACATAGCCCAGGTGCCGGGCATGAACCTGCGGGCGGCCCAGGCGGTCAAGGACTTCCTGGCCGAGCGCGCCCGCAACGAAGCGCCGGTCTGAGGCTCAGGCCACCGGCCGCTCGAAGGTCAGCACGTACTCGACGACCGACTGGTCCAGCAGCACCTGCACCAGCCATCATCCCTGGGCCGCGCGCGGGTGCGTCTTGTATTGGTCCGCGCCAGCCTCGGGCCAGCCTTGACGGTATGCGGCCTCCACCAAAACAAAGTCGTACTCCTGGTGGAGGACCAGGGGGGTCCGCCGCCAGTTAGCCCAGCGGGTGCCGGGTGTCCTGGTAGAAGCAGGTGGTGGGCAGCTGGACCAGGGTCCGGGTATCGTGAAACCCCAGCGAACTGTAGAAGGCGTGCTGGGCCTCGCCGTTATCGGTGAGCAGGACCCGCTGCATCACGTGCGCGTAGCGGTCCAGCAGCTGCACCATCAGCGCCCGCCCCACCCCCTGCCGATGATGCTCGGGCCGTACCAGCAGGTCCTGGATGTAGCAGATGCTCACGTCGTCCGACACCGCCCGGATCAGGCCGATCAGTTCGCCGGTGCCGCTGCGGGCGCACAGCACGTGGCTGCTCTGCTGAACGGCGCGTTCCAGCATGCCGGGGTCGGCGGTGTAGCTGGTCCAGCCCACCGAGCCGTACAGCGACAGGAGTTCGGGCAGGGTGGGACCGGAGGCAGTGATGACCATGCCCTAGGATGGCGGCCAGACAGGCGCGCAGCATCGGTCATCTGGCCGATGCCGGGGGCGGCACGGGGCGTCAGACTGTGACCATGCGGCTGATCCTCCACCCGATTCTGCGTGAACTGCGCGCCGTCTATGACGTGGGCGAGCTGTACAGCATGGAGCGGTACTGGGCCTACAAGCGGCTGATGGTGGACGGCCCGGAGCTGTTGCCGCTGGGCGACTTCTCGCCCATGGGCAAGCGGCAGCCGGAGTATCTGGACCGCCTGATCGGGATGGAGGCGGAGCGGCAGGCCGCTGAATTTCTGAAGGCAGTGGAGAGCGAGCCGTGGAGCGCTGGTCTGCACGGGCGGGTGCTGCTGGTGGTGGCGGACCAGCCGGGCAATGGCTGGACGCAGCGCTGGCTCACCGACGCCGCCTGGCGCTTTGAGGGGGAGAAGCTGCCGCCCTCGGCGCAGCAGACCGCCGCTGGCCGGTGGATCACCGTGCAGCTGTGGACCCATGTGGAGCCCAC encodes:
- the guaB gene encoding IMP dehydrogenase, translated to MSDRSAVLEPAPQTQDRFAYKFGREGITFDDVLLQPRHSQVLPHQVSVGTQLTRRIRLNIPFLSAAMDTVTETGMAVAMAREGGIGVIHKNMPIERQAEMVRKVKRSESGMIVDPITLPVTATVREAEAMMAEYRISGVPITDEHGTLLGIITNRDLRFVEDLNLPVSDVMTKDELVTVPVGTTLEEAQQIFKRTRIEKLLVVDDAYKLRGLITIKDLTKRVKYPNAAKDHLGRLRVAAAIGVSADLMERAGALVAAGVDVLVLDSAHGHSEGILQAVAQVKAAFDVDVIAGNVATREGTLALIQAGADAVKVGIGPGSICTTRVVTGVGVPQITAIFEAAEAAAPHGIPVIADGGIKQTGDVPKAIAAGASAVMMGSMLAGTDEAPGELVLRDGRRYKSYRGMGSLGAMDQGSADRYFQGGSRKFVPEGIEGIVAYKGTAGEVIYQFVGGLRSSMGYCGAADLPSLTRDAQFVRITGASLVESHPHGVTITREAPNYSK
- a CDS encoding GNAT family N-acetyltransferase, whose translation is MVITASGPTLPELLSLYGSVGWTSYTADPGMLERAVQQSSHVLCARSGTGELIGLIRAVSDDVSICYIQDLLVRPEHHRQGVGRALMVQLLDRYAHVMQRVLLTDNGEAQHAFYSSLGFHDTRTLVQLPTTCFYQDTRHPLG
- the uvrC gene encoding excinuclease ABC subunit UvrC yields the protein MRFEDLPVLPTSPGVYIFRGKGTTPIYIGKAKNIRSRVGQHFKAGGKSGRFTAEAEQLEFITARNEVEALVLEANLIKQHRPHYNVLLKDDKHYPFLKLTNEAYPMLVVTRRVIKDGASYYGPYPDAGAVRRVKHLIDTMYPLRKNSGLPMQHKPRPCLNYHMGRCLGPCVDRADPDEYARVVADVKALLEGRAASVLSGLKDAMREAAQKQDFEQAMRLRDRLQATEKLFGTEQSAYVSDETDLDFLGFAQAGEFAMVQLFRMRGGRVVGRDKRFLTGAEESDAGEVIGAFVQDYYAQATHVPPLILLPTEYEDAPLWGELLSERAERRIEMRTPKRGDKLELIEMAGRNAQAGLESELALLEKRGDHPGLDALREVLSLPERPWRIEGYDNSNLFGTNIVSGMVVFEGGRARRGEHRRFKVKGLDHPDDYTAMNQTITRRFSGSLADKLPLPDLLLIDGGRGQVNAALDALKALNLQLPVVGLAKREERIILPGRFGAQWWLEGGSEVGVNRELLLPHTHPALRTLIGVRDEVHNYAITYHRKLRGADMLRSVFDGLPGIGQKRQDALLESFTSLEELAAASVQDIAQVPGMNLRAAQAVKDFLAERARNEAPV